DNA from Rubripirellula lacrimiformis:
ATCGACGCTGCGGTCAACGGGCCGGCCACGAATGCTTCCATCGCGATCGTGGATCCCACGGCGATCCCTGCGGTGATCGATTCCTCTTTCGCGCCCGTCGACACGCCCATCACCACGAACATCAAGATCCCAGTCATCATCGCCTCGATTGCCATCCCGGCCATCGGCGTTAAACCAGTCTTGACCGTCGTTGCCCCCAGCAGTCCTTCGTCCAATCCCAACACAGCGCGGATCGCGATCGCGCCGGCGAACGCGCCCAAGCACTGCACCGGCACATAGGCAGCGGCATCTTTGAAGGGCAACTTTCGGAAACACGCGAACGCAATCGTGACCGCGGGGTTCATGTGAGCACCGCTGACGCTGCCAACGGCATAGATCATTGTCAGCACGATCAGCCCCCATACGATCGCGACACCCACGTGCGTCAACGCTTCGGTGCGGACATCCACGGCGATCGCGCCGCACCCGATCACG
Protein-coding regions in this window:
- a CDS encoding MIP/aquaporin family protein — protein: MQSPLPTRCLAEFLSTFFLIVIGCGAIAVDVRTEALTHVGVAIVWGLIVLTMIYAVGSVSGAHMNPAVTIAFACFRKLPFKDAAAYVPVQCLGAFAGAIAIRAVLGLDEGLLGATTVKTGLTPMAGMAIEAMMTGILMFVVMGVSTGAKEESITAGIAVGSTIAMEAFVAGPLTAASMNPARSLGPALASGHLTDLWVYIVGPILGALIGGSLRICLKAKHA